The following coding sequences lie in one Hippoglossus hippoglossus isolate fHipHip1 chromosome 14, fHipHip1.pri, whole genome shotgun sequence genomic window:
- the LOC117774688 gene encoding LOW QUALITY PROTEIN: early growth response protein 1-like (The sequence of the model RefSeq protein was modified relative to this genomic sequence to represent the inferred CDS: inserted 2 bases in 1 codon) → MAATKAELLLSARQISDPLSGFLPPLSPLDGFHKLEELHMLLQNAAAAAEAAGEYGDSLLEFPDLPPITPRLPPLAYSGRFTFEPSSGGSALWAEPLLSLFTGLVSMAAPPPAASSLSTPSSSVTSSSLSQQSFTCVSADVASVFSATPTYISSVGSDLPPPXRADPQNFQPHGPPPAYPASRLEPPSLAVQVLPDYLLSQHDDDLGLNQDQKPVLPQTLNPQLTPLSTIKAFSSQIQTQPHGSAYQLTKSSRIRKSPVSRQCKTPPHERPYACPADGCERRFSRSDELTRHVRVHTGQKPFQCRICMRSFSRSDHLTTHIRTHTGEKPFACTECGRKFARSDERKRHSKIHQRQRERKTDRSSAFSAPLPVTTPPAYSSPHTSLPCSSYTSSAHSSPSLSNSLFPSSLCMQAASPCFTSPSSPHLYASSCSSPTASPRSELPSPHSSNLC, encoded by the exons ATGGCAGCGACCAAagcggagctgctgctgtccgCCCGGCAGATCTCTGACCCGCTGAGCGGCTTCCTGCCGCCGCTGTCCCCGCTGGACGGCTTCCAcaagctggaggagctgcacatgctgctgcagaacGCCGCGGCCGCAGCGGAGGCAGCCGGGGAGTACGGAG atTCTCTGTTGGAGTTCCCGGACCTCCCCCCTATCACCCCCCGACTCCCCCCTCTGGCCTACAGTGGTCGTTTCACCTTTGAACCCTCCAGCGGTGGCAGTGCCCTCTGGGCGGAGCCTCTGCTCAGCCTGTTCACGGGGTTGGTCAGCATGGCAGCTCCTCCCCCTGCAGCCAGCAGCCTCTCCACCCCTTCATcgtcagtgacatcatcatcgCTGTCCCAGCAGAGCTtcacctgtgtctctgctgaCGTGGCCTCGGTCTTCTCCGCCACGCCGACGTACATCTCTTCTGTCGGCTCcgacctccccccccc ccgcgccgACCCCCAGAACTTCCAGCCACATGGCCCCCCTCCTGCCTACCCCGCCTCCAGGCTCGAGCCGCCCTCCCTGGCGGTGCAGGTGCTCCCGGACTACCTCCTGTCGCAGCACGACGACGATCTGGGTCTGAACCAGGACCAGAAACCCGTGCTGCCGCAGACCCTGAACCCTCAGCTCACGCCGCTGTCCACCATCAAAGCCTTCTCCTCGCAGATCCAGACACAACCTCATGGCTCCGCCTACCAGCTCACCAAGTCCAGTCGGATCAGGAAGTCCCCTGTGAGCAGGCAGTGCAAGACTCCACCTCACGAGCGTCCGTACGCCTGCCCCGCCGACGGCTGTGAGCGCCGCTTCTCCCGGTCCGATGAACTGACACGTCACGTGCGTGTGCACACAGGCCAGAAGCCGTTCCAGTGCCGCATCTGCATGCGAAGCTTTAGCCGCAGTGACCACCTGACCACGCACATCCGCACGCACACCGGAGAGAAGCCGTTCGCTTGCACCGAGTGTGGACGCAAGTTCGCCCGCAGTGACGAGCGCAAGCGTCACTCCAAGATCCACCAGAGACAGCGAGAACGCAAGACTGACAGGAGCTCCGCCTTTTCTGCCCCCCTCCCCGTCACAACACCACCCGCCTACTCCTCCCCTCACACCTCCTTGCCCTGCTCCTCCTACACCTCCTCCGCTCACAGCTCGCCCTCCCTCTCCAACTCgctcttcccctcctccctctgcatgCAGGCAGCCTCCCCCTGcttcacctccccctcctccccccacctgtatgcctcctcctgctcgtcgCCGACAGCGAGTCCTCGGTCGGAGCTCCCCTCCCCCCACAGCTCCAACCTCTGCTGA